A genomic window from Cinclus cinclus chromosome 5, bCinCin1.1, whole genome shotgun sequence includes:
- the FBXO41 gene encoding F-box only protein 41 has protein sequence MASLDLPYRCPRCGEHKRFRSLSSLRAHLEYNHTYETLYVLSKTNSICDAAVFPLAADGALLAPATRRDYFESTSFQGKDQRFSCDLVPAEELEPAPSSSPSPRYVHEIEIPLTEIFTRGKAVAPAPAPPAAMDAAYEEGLARLKIRAFEKLEVDKRLEKLTEEVEQKIASQVGRLQVELDRKSSELEKAKQESLRLSREKQELEDRASELSRQVDVSVEMLASLKQDLVQKEQELTRKQQEVLQIDQFLKETAAREANAKVRLQHFIEELLDRADRAEKQLQIISSSCGTTPNGSLGRCGTPATKAIARARERHPGPGMAMHGPYGVSNQRSSSSTGASSRAKAVSQSSGCYDSDSAEPCPTDDTADGHPYAARGSGLRRQAIQNWHRRPYRNSTEGEEGDVSDVGSRTTESEAEGWEPEAPGSAAPRAPGSCRLTVATDAGCPTARPDGAGGKVCRLERGSPGHSSEVISPEILKMRAALFCIFTYLDTKTLLRAAEVCKDWKFVARHPAVWTRVLLENARVSSKFLAMLSQWCTQMHSLTLQNLKPRQRGKKESKEDYMKSTRGCLEAGLESLLKATGSNLLILRISHCPNVLTDRSLWLASCYCRALQAVTYRSSTDPVGHEVIWALGAGCRDIISLQVAPLHPCQQPTRFSNRCLQMIGRCWPHLRALGVGGAGCGVQGLASLARNCMRLQVLELDHVAEINQEVAAEVCREGLKGLEMLVLMSTPVTPKALLHFNSVCRNLKSIVVQVGIVDYFKEPHSPEARKMFEEMVNKLQALRKRPGFSKILHIKVEGGC, from the exons ATGGCCTCGCTGGACCTGCCCTACCGGTGCCCGCGCTGCGGGGAGCACAAACGCTTCCGCAGCCTGTCCTCGCTGCGCGCACACCTGGAGTACAACCACACCTACGAGACCCTCTACGTGCTCTCCAAGACCAACAGCATCTGCGACGCCGCCGTGTTCCCGCTGGCCGCCGACGGGGCCCTGCTGGCCCCGGCTACCCGCAGGGACTACTTTGAGAGCACCTCCTTCCAGGGCAAGGACCAGCGCTTCTCCTGCGACCTGGTCCCCGCCGAGGAGCTGGAGCCGGCCCCGTCGTCGTCGCCCTCGCCCCGCTATGTGCACGAGATTGAGATCCCGCTGACCGAGATCTTCACCCGGGGCAAGGCCGTGGcgcccgcgcccgccccgccggccgcCATGGACGCGGCCTACGAGGAGGGCCTGGCCCGCCTCAAGATCCGCGCCTTCGAGAAGCTGGAGGTGGACAAGAGGCTGGAGAAGCTGACGGAGGAGGTGGAGCAGAAGATCGCCTCGCAGGTGGGCCGGCTCCAGGTGGAGCTGGACCGCAAGAGCTCGGAGCTGGAGAAGGCCAAGCAGGAGAGCCTGCGGCTGAGCCGCgagaagcaggagctggaggaccGGGCGTCGGAGCTGTCCCGCCAGGTGGACGTCAGCGTGGAGATGCTGGCATCCCTCAAGCAGGACCTGgtgcagaaggagcaggagctcaCCCGGAAGCAGCA GGAGGTGCTGCAGATCGACCAGTTCCTGAAGGAGACGGCGGCACGCGAGGCCAACGCCAAGGTGCGGCTGCAGCACTTCATCGAGGAGCTGCTGGACCGCGCCGACCGCGCCgagaagcagctgcagatcatcagcagcagctgcggCACCACCCCCAACGGCAGCCTGGGACGCTGCGGCACCCCGGCCACCAAGGCCATCGCCCGAGCG AGAGAGCGGCACCCGGGGCCGGGGATGGCCATGCACGGTCCCTACGGCGTGTCCAACCAGCGCTCCTCCTCCAGCACCGG ggcctCGAGCCGGGCCAAGGCCGTGTCGCAGAGCTCAGGCTGCTACGACAGCGACAGCGCGGAGCCGTGTCCCACGGACGACACGGCCGACGGACACCCCTACGCTGCCCGGGGCtcggggctgcgccgccaggCCATCCAGAACTGGCACCGCCGGCCCTACCGCAACAGCACCGAGGGCGAGGAGGGCGACGTGTCCGACGTGGGCTCCCGCACCACCGAGTCGGAGGCCGAGGGCTGGGAGCCGGAGGCACCGGGATCCGCCGCGCCCCGAGCGCCCGGCAGCTGCCGCCTGACGG TGGCCACCGACGCTGGGTGTCCCACGGCCAGGCCCGACGGGGCCGGGGGCAAGGTGTGCCGCCTGGAACGGGGCAGCCCAGGCCACTCCAGCGAGGTCATCAGCCCCGAGATCCTCAAGATGCGGGCGGCTCTCTTCTGCATCTTCACCTACCTGGACACCAAGACCCTGCTGCGCGCAGCCGAGGTGTGCAAGGACTGGAAGTTCGTGGCCCGACACCCTGCCGTGTGGACACGGGTGCTGCTGGAGAACGCCAGGGTCTCCTCCAAG TTCCTGGCCATGCTATCCCAGTGGTGCACCCAGATGCATTCCCTCACCCTCCAAAACCTGAAGCCACGCCAGCGGGGCAAGAAGGAGAGCAAGGAGGATTACATGAAGAGCACACG GGGCTGCctggaggcagggctggagtcTCTGCTGAAGGCCACGGGCAGTAACCTGCTGATCCTGCGCATCTCGCACTGCCCCAACGTGCTGACCGACCGCTCGCTCTGGCTGGCCAGCTGCTACTGCCGCGCCCTGCAGGCTGTCACCTACCG GAGCTCCACGGACCCTGTGGGCCATGAAGTGATCTGGGCTCTTGGagcaggctgcagggacatCATCTCCCTCCAGGTTGCACCTCTGCATCCCTG ccagcagccGACGCGCTTCAGCAACCGCTGCCTGCAGATGATCGGGCGCTGCTGGCCCCACCTGCGGGCACTCGGCGTCGGAGGGGCCGGCTGCGGCGTGCAGGGCCTGGCGTCCTTAG cccgGAATTGCATgaggctgcaggtgctggagctggaccATGTGGCCGAGATCAACCAGGAGGTGGCCGCCGAGGTGTGCCGGGAGGGGCTCAAGGGGCTGGAGATGCTGGTGCTGATGTCCACCCCGGTGACCCCCAAAGCCCTGCTGCACTTCAACA GTGTGTGCCGGAACCTGAAGTCCATCGTGGTGCAGGTGGGGATTGTGGATTACTTCAAGGAGCCCCACAGCCCCGAAGCCAGGAAGATGTTTGAAGAAATGGTGAACAAACTCCAG GCCCTGAGGAAAAGACCCGGCTTCTCCAAGATTTTACACATCAAGGTGGAAGGAGGCTGTTAG